A genome region from Astyanax mexicanus isolate ESR-SI-001 chromosome 19, AstMex3_surface, whole genome shotgun sequence includes the following:
- the pold1 gene encoding DNA polymerase delta catalytic subunit, which produces MDGKKRNGGPTLGGASQTKKGRVGTDWDDGPSHFEEELALFDEMEMDAESGEGQAGHDVIPVGDLFSADLNPRWRRPTAPTIKPDKDTLIFQQIDLDYYLGSAVAGMPGQVQGKVPVVRMFGVTDNGNSVCCHVHGFAPYFYVPAPAGFTAAHLSEFQKELNSAVLKDMRSNKDNISVTVLAVDMTRKENMYGYHGSRPLDFLRITMAMPRLVAPAKRLLEQGFKFANFSTQSYSPYEANIDFEIRFMVDCDVVGCCWIELPKGKYKLREERTTKDTDSRHPGKVSLCQYEVDVGWNDLISHPAEGEWQRIAPLRVLSFDIECAGRKGVFPEAEVDPVIQIASMVQRQGEKEPFIRTVFTLQSCASIVGSQILCFTQEKQLLQSWAEFVRTVDPDIITGYNIQNFDLPYLLNRAAALKVNLFPYLGRVRGIKSILKDSSFQSKQMGRRENKTVNMEGRVQFDLLQVLLRDYKLRSYTLNAVSFHFLQEQKEDVQHSIITDLQNGNEQTRRRLAVYCLKDAYLPLRLLQKLMCVINYMEMARVTGVPLTYLLSRGQQIKVVSQLLRQAMKQDLVMPVVKTEGGEDYTGATVIEPEKGYYSIPIATLDFSSLYPSIMMAHNLCYTTLLQKGQADKLGLSAEDFIRTPTGDLFVKSSVRKGLLPEILENLLSARKRAKAELKKETDPFKKQVLDGRQLALKISANSVYGFTGAQVGKLPCLEISQSVTGFGRQMIEQTKQLVESKYTIANGYKADAKVVYGDTDSVMVKLGVDTVQEAMTVGREAAEWVSSHFVPPIKLEFEKVYHPYLLINKKRYAGLYFSSSAEHHDKMDCKGIETVRRDNCPLVANLINTCLQKILIDRDPDGAVAHAKEVISDLLCNRIDISQLVITKELTRTAQEYAGRQAHVELAERMRKRDAGSAPNLGDRVPYVIIKAAKGVAAYMKSEDPIYVLENNIPIDTQYYLEQQLSKPLMRIFEPILGESKAESVLLKGDHTRCKTVLTSRVGGLMAFAQKRSTCIGCRAVLKTDAAVCDFCKKKESELYQKEIAHLSALEEKFSRLWTQCQRCQGSLHEDVLCTSRDCPIFYMRKKVQKDLDDQGKLVSRFGW; this is translated from the exons ATGGATGGGAAAAAGCGCAATGGTGGGCCTACACTGGGTGGAGCCTCCCAGACTAAGAAAGGCCGAGTGGGTACAGATTGGGACGATGGACCTTCCCATTTTGAGGAGGAGCTTGCTTTATTTGATGAAATGGAGATGGATGCAGAGTCAGGGGAGGGACAGGCGGGTCATGATGTAATTCCAGTGG GTGACTTGTTCTCGGCTGATCTAAACCCTCGCTGGCGGCGTCCCACAGCTCCTACTATCAAACCTGACAAAGACACCCTCATCTTTCAGCAAATAGATTTGGACTATTACCTGG gTTCTGCAGTGGCTGGGATGCCAGGACAGGTCCAGGGGAAAGTTCCAGTGGTCCGTATGTTTGGAGTGACCGATAATGGGAACAGTGTTTGCTGTCATGTGCACGGCTTTGCGCCTTACTTTTATGTTCCTGCTCCCGCTG gtTTTACTGCTGCTCACCTGTCTGAGTTTCAGAAAGAGCTGAACTCTGCTGTGTTGAAGGACATGCGTTCCAACAAAGACAACATATCTGTCACTGTGCTGGCAGTGGACATGACCCGCAAAGAGA ATATGTATGGTTACCATGGAAGCCGTCCTTTGGACTTCCTGCGGATTACCATGGCAATGCCTCGTCTGGTTGCCCCGGCGAAGCGCCTGTTGGAGCAGGGCTTTAAGTTTGCGAACTTCTCCACACAGAGTTACTCTCCCTATGAGGCCAATATTGACTTTGAGATCAG GTTCATGGTGGACTGCGACGTGGTGGGCTGCTGCTGGATTGAGCTGCCTAAAGGAAAATACAAACTGAGAGAAGAAAGAACTACAAAAGACACAGACTCCCGCCACCCAGGAAAG GTTTCTCTCTGTCAGTATGAGGTGGATGTGGGATGGAACGATTTGATCAGTCACCCAGCAGAAGGAGAATGGCAGAGAATTGCTCCTCTTAGGGTTCTGAGCTTTGATATTGAGTGTGCTGGCAGGAAAG GTGTGTTTCCAGAGGCAGAGGTGGACCCGGTGATTCAGATTGCCTCCATGGTGCAGCGTCAAGGAGAGAAGGAGCCCTTTATACGCACTGTTTTCACTTTGCAGAGCTGTGCTAGCATAGTGGGCTCTCAAATCCTTTGCTTTACACAAGAGAAGCAACTACTACAG agCTGGGCAGAGTTTGTGAGGACAGTGGATCCTGATATCATCACAGGCTACAATATTCAGAACTTTGACCTGCCATACTTGCTCAACAGAGCTGCTGCTCTAAAG GTGAATCTGTTCCCGTATCTGGGACGAGTGAGGGGCATCAAGTCTATTCTGAAGGACTCCAGCTTCCAGAGCAAACAGATGGGCCgcagagaaaacaaaactgtcaaCATGGAGGGAAGAGTGCAGTTTGATCTCTTGCAG GTTCTCCTGAGGGACTATAAACTGCGCTCCTACACTCTGAATGCAGTCAGTTTCCACTTCCTGCAGGAGCAGAAGGAAGATGTTCAACACTCCATTATTACTGACCTGCAG AATGGGAATGAGCAGACGAGGCGGCGTTTGGCGGTATACTGTCTGAAGGATGCCTACCTGCCCCTGCGTCTGCTGCAGAAGCTGATGTGTGTGATCAACTACATGGAGATGGCCAGAGTAACCGGTGTGCCTCTGACTTACTTGCTCTCCCGTGGACAGCAGATTAAAGTGGTGTCCCAGCTGCTGAGACAG gctaTGAAGCAGGACCTGGTCATGCCGGTGGTGAAGACTGAGGGAGGTGAAGACTACACAGGAGCCACTGTTATTGAGCCAGAGAAAGG GTATTACAGCATTCCTATAGCTACTCTGGATTTCTCCTCCCTGTACCCTTCGATTATGATGGCACATAACCTGTGTTACACTACCCTGCTTCAGAAAGGCCAAGCAGACAAGCTGGG TCTTTCTGCAGAAGACTTCATTAGGACCCCTACAGGAGATCTGTTTGTGAAAAGCTCAGTGAGGAAGGGCCTTCTGCCTGAAATCCTGGAGAACCTGCTGAGTGCCAGGAAGAG GGCGAAGGCTGAGCTGAAGAAGGAGACGGACCCTTTTAAGAAGCAGGTGCTGGACGGCAGGCAGCTCGCTCTGAAGATCAGCGCAAACTCTGTGTACGGTTTCACTGGGGCACAAGTGGGCAAACTACCCTGCCTGGAGATCTCACAG AGTGTGACTGGTTTTGGAAGGCAGATGATTGAGCAGACTAAACAGCTTGTGGAATCCAAATACACCATCGCTAACGGCTATAAGGCTGATGCTAAG gTGGTTTACGGAGACACGGACTCTGTTATGGTGAAACTGGGTGTGGACACGGTGCAGGAGGCCATGACTGTGGGGAGAGAGGCAGCTGAATGGGTGTCTTCCCACTTTGTTCCACCAATCAAGCTGGAGTTTGAGAAG GTGTACCACCCATACCTGCTGATCAATAAGAAGAGGTATGCTGGACTGTACTTCTCCTCCAGTGCGGAGCATCATGATAAGATGGACTGCAAGGGCATTGAAACCGTCAGACGAGACAACTGCCCCCTAGTGGCCAACCTCATTAACACATGCCTTCAAAAGATCCTCATAGACAG AGACCCTGATGGAGCTGTGGCTCATGCAAAAGAGGTGATCTCAGACCTCCTATGTAACCGGATTGACATCAGTCAGCTTGTGATCACTAAGGAGCTGACGCGCACAGCGCAGGAGTACGCAGGCAGACAGGCTCATGTCGAACTCgctgagag GATGCGCAAGAGAGATGCAGGCAGCGCCCCTAATCTTGGAGATCGAGTTCCGTACGTTATCATCAAAGCAGCTAAAGGAGTAGCAGCATACATGAAGTCTGAG gacCCCATTTATGTGCTGGAAAACAACATCCCCATTGACACTCAGTACTACCTGGAGCAGCAGCTGTCTAAACCCTTAATGCGAATCTTTGAGCCCATATTGGGAGAGTCTAAGGCTGAGAGCGTTTTGCTCA AGGGAGATCACACACGCTGTAAGACTGTTCTGACCTCCAGGGTGGGTGGTCTCATGGCGTTTGCCCAGAAACGCAGCACCTGCATTGGCTGCAGAGCTGTTCTCAAAACGGATG CTGCTGTTTGCGATTTCTGCAAGAAGAAGGAGTCGGAGCTCTATCAGAAAGAG ATTGCTCATCTCTCAGCTTTGGAGGAGAAGTTTTCTCGGCTTTGGACTCAGTGCCAACGTTGCCAAGGATCGCTGCATGAAGATGTGCTGTGTACCAG CCGAGACTGCCCCATCTTCTACATGAGGAAGAAGGTTCAGAAAGACCTTGACGACCAGGGAAAGCTTGTGTCCCGTTTCGGCTGGTGA